Proteins co-encoded in one Stutzerimonas stutzeri genomic window:
- the atpE gene encoding F0F1 ATP synthase subunit C translates to METVVGLTAIAVALLIGLGALGTAIGFGLLGGKFLEGAARQPEMVPMLQVKMFIVAGLLDAVTMIGVGIALFFTFANPFVGQIAG, encoded by the coding sequence ATGGAAACTGTAGTTGGACTGACTGCTATCGCTGTAGCTCTGCTGATCGGCCTGGGTGCTCTGGGTACCGCAATCGGCTTCGGCCTGCTGGGCGGAAAATTCCTGGAAGGCGCTGCGCGTCAGCCGGAAATGGTTCCGATGCTGCAAGTGAAAATGTTCATCGTCGCCGGTCTGCTCGACGCCGTGACCATGATCGGTGTTGGTATTGCACTGTTCTTCACCTTCGCGAACCCCTTCGTTGGTCAAATCGCAGGCTGA
- the atpA gene encoding F0F1 ATP synthase subunit alpha: MQQLNPSEISEIIKGRIEKLDVASQARNEGTIVSVSDGIVRIYGLADVMYGEMIEFPDGVFGMALNLEQDSVGAVVLGAYTSLAEGMSAKCTGRILEVPVGPELLGRVVDALGNPIDGKGPINATATDAVEKVAPGVIWRKSVDQPVQTGYKSVDAMIPVGRGQRELIIGDRQIGKTALAVDAIINQKNSGIKCVYVAIGQKQSTIANVVRKLEENGAMQNTIVVAASASESAALQFLAPYAGCTMGEYFRDRGEDALIVYDDLSKQAVAYRQISLLLRRPPGREAYPGDVFYLHSRLLERASRVSEEYVEKFTNGAVTGKTGSLTALPIIETQAGDVSAFVPTNVISITDGQIFLESAMFNAGIRPAVNAGISVSRVGGAAQTKIIKKLSGGIRTALAQYRELAAFAQFASDLDEATRKQLEHGQRVTELMKQKQYAPMSIADMSVSLYAAERGFLTDVEVNKVGAFEASLLGYFNRELADLMAKINVKGDFNDEIDAAIKAGIEKFKATQTW; the protein is encoded by the coding sequence ATGCAGCAACTCAATCCATCCGAAATAAGTGAAATCATCAAGGGGCGCATCGAGAAACTCGACGTCGCCTCCCAAGCCCGTAACGAAGGCACCATCGTCAGCGTTTCTGACGGTATCGTTCGAATCTATGGTCTGGCCGACGTCATGTACGGCGAAATGATCGAGTTCCCGGACGGCGTCTTCGGTATGGCGTTGAACCTGGAGCAGGATTCCGTCGGTGCCGTTGTGCTGGGCGCCTACACCAGCCTGGCTGAAGGCATGAGCGCCAAGTGCACCGGCCGTATCCTCGAAGTACCGGTTGGCCCGGAACTGCTGGGTCGTGTCGTCGATGCGCTGGGTAACCCGATCGATGGCAAAGGTCCGATCAACGCGACCGCGACCGATGCGGTCGAAAAGGTTGCACCAGGCGTGATCTGGCGTAAGTCGGTCGACCAGCCGGTGCAGACCGGCTACAAGTCGGTCGACGCCATGATTCCGGTTGGCCGTGGCCAGCGCGAGCTGATCATCGGTGACCGCCAGATCGGTAAGACCGCCTTGGCCGTCGACGCCATCATCAACCAGAAGAACAGCGGCATTAAGTGCGTGTACGTGGCCATCGGTCAGAAGCAGTCGACCATCGCCAACGTCGTGCGCAAGCTGGAAGAGAACGGCGCGATGCAGAACACCATCGTGGTGGCTGCCTCTGCTTCCGAATCCGCCGCGCTGCAATTCCTGGCCCCCTACGCCGGCTGCACCATGGGCGAGTACTTCCGCGACCGCGGTGAAGACGCGCTGATCGTGTATGACGACCTGTCCAAGCAGGCCGTGGCCTACCGTCAGATCTCCCTGCTGCTGCGCCGTCCGCCGGGACGCGAAGCCTACCCGGGCGACGTGTTCTATCTCCACAGCCGCCTGCTGGAGCGCGCTTCCCGCGTTTCCGAGGAATACGTCGAGAAGTTCACCAACGGCGCGGTAACCGGCAAGACCGGTTCGCTGACCGCTCTGCCGATCATCGAGACCCAGGCTGGCGACGTTTCCGCGTTCGTTCCGACCAACGTGATTTCGATCACCGACGGTCAGATCTTCCTGGAATCGGCCATGTTCAACGCCGGTATCCGTCCGGCGGTCAACGCCGGTATCTCGGTGTCCCGTGTGGGTGGTGCTGCGCAGACCAAGATCATCAAGAAGCTGTCCGGTGGTATCCGTACCGCTCTGGCGCAGTATCGTGAACTGGCGGCATTCGCCCAGTTCGCCTCTGATCTGGACGAAGCCACCCGCAAACAGCTCGAGCACGGTCAGCGTGTCACCGAACTGATGAAGCAGAAGCAGTACGCGCCGATGTCGATCGCCGACATGTCCGTATCGCTCTACGCTGCCGAGCGCGGCTTCCTGACCGACGTGGAAGTGAACAAAGTTGGCGCCTTCGAAGCATCCCTGCTGGGCTACTTCAATCGTGAGCTGGCCGATCTGATGGCCAAGATCAACGTGAAAGGTGACTTCAACGACGAAATCGACGCCGCCATCAAGGCCGGTATCGAGAAGTTCAAGGCCACCCAAACCTGGTAA
- a CDS encoding F0F1 ATP synthase subunit epsilon translates to MAMTVHCDIVSAEAEIFSGLVEMVIAHGNLGDLGIAPGHAPLITDLKPGPIRLIKQGGEAEVFYISGGFLEVQPNMVKVLADTVQRAADIDEAAAQEALKAAEKALHEQGAEFDYGSAAAHLAEVAAQLRTVQQLRKKFGG, encoded by the coding sequence ATGGCTATGACAGTCCATTGCGATATCGTCAGCGCGGAAGCGGAGATCTTCTCCGGTCTGGTCGAGATGGTGATTGCGCACGGTAACCTGGGAGATCTGGGTATCGCTCCGGGCCACGCGCCGCTGATCACCGATCTGAAGCCGGGTCCGATTCGTCTGATTAAGCAGGGTGGCGAAGCCGAGGTGTTCTACATCTCTGGTGGCTTCCTCGAAGTGCAGCCGAACATGGTCAAGGTTCTCGCCGACACCGTGCAGCGTGCTGCCGACATCGACGAAGCGGCGGCTCAGGAAGCCCTCAAGGCTGCCGAGAAAGCGTTGCACGAGCAAGGCGCGGAATTCGACTACGGTTCAGCTGCCGCTCATCTGGCCGAGGTCGCAGCGCAACTGCGTACCGTCCAGCAGCTTCGCAAGAAGTTCGGCGGCTAA
- the atpG gene encoding F0F1 ATP synthase subunit gamma, whose translation MAGAKEIRSKIASIKSTQKITSAMEKVAVSKMRKAQQRMAASRPYAERIRQVIGHLANANPEYRHPFMVEREVKRVGYVVVSSDRGLCGGLNTNLFKALVKDMANDRQQGVEIDLCVIGSKGAAFFRNFGGNVVAAISHLGEEPSINDLIGSVKVMLDAYLEGRIDRLSVVSNKFINTMTQKPTVEQLVPLVADPDQELKHHWDYLYEPDAKELLDGLMVRYVESQVYQAVVENNAAEQAARMIAMKNATDNAGELISDLQLIYNKARQAAITQEISEIVGGAAAV comes from the coding sequence ATGGCAGGCGCAAAAGAGATTCGCAGCAAGATTGCGAGCATCAAAAGCACGCAGAAGATCACCAGCGCCATGGAAAAGGTGGCGGTCAGCAAGATGCGCAAGGCTCAGCAGCGCATGGCTGCTAGCCGTCCCTATGCGGAGCGTATCCGCCAGGTGATTGGTCATCTGGCCAACGCCAACCCGGAATATCGTCATCCCTTCATGGTCGAGCGCGAAGTCAAGCGTGTCGGCTACGTGGTGGTGAGCAGTGACCGTGGTCTGTGCGGCGGCTTGAACACCAACCTGTTCAAGGCCCTGGTCAAGGACATGGCGAATGATCGCCAGCAAGGCGTGGAGATCGATCTCTGCGTGATTGGCAGCAAGGGCGCGGCGTTCTTCCGCAACTTTGGTGGCAATGTCGTTGCTGCGATCAGCCACCTCGGCGAAGAGCCTTCGATCAATGACCTGATCGGTAGCGTCAAGGTCATGCTCGATGCCTACCTCGAAGGGCGTATCGATCGTCTGTCCGTGGTCTCGAACAAGTTCATCAACACCATGACGCAGAAGCCGACAGTGGAGCAGCTGGTTCCGCTGGTGGCCGATCCGGATCAAGAGCTCAAGCATCATTGGGACTATCTGTACGAGCCCGATGCCAAAGAGCTCCTCGACGGCCTGATGGTTCGCTACGTCGAATCCCAGGTGTACCAAGCGGTGGTCGAGAACAACGCGGCCGAGCAGGCGGCGCGGATGATCGCGATGAAGAATGCGACCGACAACGCCGGCGAGCTGATCAGCGATCTCCAGCTGATCTACAACAAGGCGCGTCAGGCTGCGATCACCCAAGAGATTTCGGAAATCGTCGGCGGCGCTGCCGCGGTTTAA
- a CDS encoding F0F1 ATP synthase subunit B, whose translation MNINATLIGQSVAFFIFVLFCMKFVWPPVIAALQERQKKIADGLDAANRAARDLELAHDKVAEQLRDAKGQAAEIIEQAKKRAAQIVDEARDQARVEADRVKAQAQAEIEQEINGIKDALRAQVGSLAVSGAEKILGASIDQSAHAELVNKLAAEI comes from the coding sequence GTGAACATTAATGCAACCCTGATTGGCCAGTCCGTTGCCTTCTTCATCTTCGTGCTGTTCTGCATGAAGTTCGTATGGCCTCCGGTCATTGCGGCTTTGCAGGAAAGACAGAAGAAGATCGCAGACGGCTTGGACGCTGCCAACCGCGCGGCTCGTGATCTGGAGCTGGCCCACGATAAAGTGGCCGAGCAACTGCGCGACGCCAAAGGCCAGGCTGCTGAAATCATCGAGCAGGCCAAGAAGCGCGCGGCTCAGATCGTCGACGAAGCCCGTGACCAGGCTCGTGTCGAAGCTGACCGTGTGAAGGCTCAGGCTCAGGCCGAGATCGAACAGGAAATCAACGGCATCAAAGACGCCCTGCGCGCCCAAGTGGGCAGCCTGGCAGTCAGCGGTGCGGAGAAGATCCTGGGCGCATCCATCGACCAAAGCGCGCATGCGGAGCTGGTTAACAAACTGGCAGCCGAAATTTAA
- the glmU gene encoding bifunctional UDP-N-acetylglucosamine diphosphorylase/glucosamine-1-phosphate N-acetyltransferase GlmU: MSLDIVILAAGQGTRMRSALPKVLHPVAGQSMLGHVIGTARQLSPDRIHVVIGHGAEEVRQRLAADDLNFVVQAEQLGTGHAVAQAVPALSAERVLILYGDVPLMEVATLERLLQKVGAQQIALLTVDLADPTGYGRIVRDEQGVVQAIVEHKDASAEQKRITEGNTGILAVPRERLGDWLGRLSNSNAQGEYYLTDVIAMAVADGLVVATEQPLDAMEVQGANDRIQLAELERHYQQRAARRLMAQGVTLRDPARFDLRGEVVVGRDVLIDINVILEGKVVIEDGVEIGPNCVIRDSTLRRGAVVKANSHLEGAELGDGADCGPFARLRPGAVLGAKAHVGNFVEVKNARLGEGAKAGHLAYLGDADIGARTNIGAGTITCNYDGANKFRTVLGEDVFIGSNSSLVAPVTLGDGATTGAGSVITADVPAGTLALGRARQALIDGWQRPQKTRK, from the coding sequence ATGTCGCTCGATATCGTCATCCTTGCCGCGGGCCAGGGAACGCGTATGCGTTCCGCTTTGCCAAAAGTCCTGCATCCCGTCGCCGGGCAATCCATGCTTGGTCACGTTATTGGCACTGCACGGCAGCTCTCGCCTGATCGAATTCATGTCGTGATCGGTCACGGCGCAGAGGAGGTCCGCCAACGCTTGGCGGCCGATGATCTGAATTTTGTCGTCCAGGCTGAGCAACTCGGGACCGGTCATGCCGTGGCGCAGGCGGTGCCCGCCCTCAGCGCCGAGCGGGTGTTGATCCTCTATGGCGATGTCCCCTTGATGGAAGTCGCTACGCTCGAACGACTGTTGCAAAAGGTCGGCGCGCAGCAGATCGCGTTGCTCACCGTAGACCTGGCCGACCCGACCGGATACGGGCGAATCGTGCGTGACGAGCAGGGCGTGGTGCAGGCGATCGTCGAGCACAAGGACGCCTCGGCGGAGCAGAAGCGGATCACCGAAGGCAACACGGGCATCCTCGCCGTACCGCGGGAGCGTCTGGGCGACTGGCTCGGACGACTCTCCAACAGCAACGCGCAAGGCGAGTACTACCTGACGGACGTGATCGCCATGGCGGTCGCCGATGGCCTGGTGGTCGCCACCGAGCAGCCGCTGGATGCGATGGAAGTGCAGGGCGCCAATGACCGCATTCAGCTTGCCGAACTCGAACGGCACTACCAACAACGTGCAGCTCGCCGGTTGATGGCCCAAGGGGTGACGCTGCGTGACCCGGCGCGCTTCGATCTGCGTGGTGAGGTCGTCGTCGGCCGTGACGTGCTGATCGACATCAATGTGATTCTCGAAGGCAAGGTGGTGATCGAGGACGGTGTCGAAATCGGGCCCAATTGCGTGATTCGGGACAGTACGCTGCGCCGTGGCGCGGTGGTCAAGGCCAACAGTCACCTCGAAGGCGCCGAGCTCGGCGACGGTGCCGATTGCGGCCCCTTTGCCCGCTTGCGTCCCGGCGCGGTGCTGGGCGCCAAGGCGCACGTCGGCAATTTTGTCGAGGTGAAGAACGCGCGCCTGGGCGAGGGGGCGAAAGCCGGGCATCTGGCGTACCTGGGCGATGCGGATATCGGCGCGCGGACCAATATCGGCGCCGGCACCATCACCTGTAATTACGATGGCGCGAACAAATTCCGCACGGTTCTGGGTGAAGACGTGTTCATCGGCTCCAACAGTTCACTGGTCGCGCCCGTGACCCTTGGCGATGGTGCGACCACCGGCGCCGGCTCGGTCATCACGGCTGATGTGCCGGCTGGCACCCTGGCATTGGGTCGCGCTCGTCAGGCCTTGATCGACGGCTGGCAGCGTCCGCAGAAGACGCGCAAGTAA
- a CDS encoding F0F1 ATP synthase subunit delta, protein MAELTTLARPYAKAAFEHAQAHQQLANWSAMLGLAAAVSLDDTMQRVLKAPRLTSTEKATAFIEVCGDKFDAQAQNFIQVIAENDRLALLPDIYAQFELYKAEQEKSIDVDVTSAFALSDEQQDKLAKVLSARLGREVRLHAAEDATLIGGVLIRAGDLVIDGSVRGKLAKLAEALKS, encoded by the coding sequence ATGGCAGAACTGACCACGCTGGCCCGACCTTACGCCAAGGCTGCCTTCGAGCACGCACAGGCCCACCAGCAACTGGCCAATTGGTCAGCCATGCTCGGCCTGGCTGCAGCGGTGTCGCTCGACGACACCATGCAGCGCGTGCTCAAGGCCCCGCGTCTGACGAGTACAGAAAAGGCCACCGCCTTCATCGAGGTGTGTGGCGACAAGTTCGACGCCCAGGCACAGAACTTCATCCAAGTGATCGCCGAGAATGATCGTCTGGCACTGTTGCCGGACATCTACGCCCAGTTCGAGCTGTACAAGGCCGAGCAGGAGAAGTCGATCGACGTGGATGTCACCAGTGCCTTCGCATTGAGCGATGAACAGCAAGACAAACTCGCCAAGGTTCTCAGTGCACGGCTCGGCCGAGAAGTGCGTCTGCACGCCGCGGAAGATGCCACCTTGATTGGTGGTGTACTGATCCGCGCCGGCGACCTGGTTATCGATGGCTCAGTTCGCGGCAAGCTCGCGAAATTGGCCGAAGCATTGAAATCTTGA
- the atpD gene encoding F0F1 ATP synthase subunit beta, with protein MSSGRIVQIIGAVIDVEFPRDQVPAVYEALKVVGAETTLEVQQQLGDGVVRSIAMGSTEGLKRGLDVTRTNKAISVPVGKATLGRIMDVLGNPIDEAGPIGEEEQWEIHRAAPSYADQAGGNELLETGIKVIDLVCPFAKGGKVGLFGGAGVGKTVNMMELIRNIAIEHSGYSVFAGVGERTREGNDFYHEMKDSNVLDKVALVYGQMNEPPGNRLRVALTGLTMAEKFRDEGRDVLLFVDNIYRYTLAGTEVSALLGRMPSAVGYQPTLAEEMGVLQERITSTKKGSITSIQAVYVPADDLTDPSPATTFAHLDATVVLSRDIASLGIYPAVDPLDSTSRQLDPNVIGNEHYETARGVQYVLQRYKELKDIIAILGMDELSESDKQLVSRARKIQRFLSQPFFVAEVFTGSPGKYVSLKDTIAGFSGILKGDYDHLPEQAFYMVGSIEEAIEKAKKL; from the coding sequence ATGAGTAGCGGACGTATCGTTCAAATCATCGGCGCCGTTATCGACGTGGAATTCCCGCGTGATCAGGTGCCAGCCGTATATGAGGCGCTGAAGGTAGTCGGCGCCGAAACCACTCTGGAAGTTCAGCAGCAGCTGGGCGACGGTGTGGTGCGTTCCATTGCGATGGGTTCGACCGAAGGCCTCAAGCGTGGCCTGGACGTCACCCGCACCAACAAGGCCATCTCCGTACCGGTCGGTAAAGCGACCCTCGGCCGGATCATGGACGTACTGGGCAACCCCATCGACGAAGCCGGTCCGATCGGCGAAGAAGAGCAGTGGGAAATCCACCGCGCCGCGCCGAGCTACGCCGATCAGGCGGGTGGCAACGAACTGCTCGAAACCGGCATCAAGGTTATCGACCTGGTCTGCCCGTTCGCCAAGGGCGGTAAGGTCGGTCTGTTCGGTGGTGCCGGTGTGGGCAAGACCGTCAACATGATGGAACTGATCCGTAACATCGCCATCGAGCACAGCGGTTATTCCGTGTTCGCCGGTGTGGGTGAGCGTACTCGTGAGGGTAACGACTTCTACCACGAGATGAAGGACTCCAACGTTCTGGACAAGGTAGCCCTGGTCTACGGTCAGATGAACGAGCCGCCGGGCAACCGTCTGCGCGTCGCCCTGACCGGCCTGACCATGGCCGAGAAGTTCCGCGACGAAGGTCGTGACGTACTGTTGTTCGTCGACAACATCTACCGTTACACCCTGGCCGGTACCGAAGTGTCCGCACTGCTGGGCCGTATGCCGTCCGCGGTGGGTTATCAGCCGACGCTGGCCGAAGAGATGGGCGTTCTGCAGGAGCGCATCACCTCCACTAAGAAAGGCTCGATCACCTCGATCCAGGCCGTCTACGTTCCCGCGGACGACCTGACCGACCCGAGCCCGGCGACCACCTTCGCCCACTTGGACGCTACTGTCGTACTGAGCCGTGATATCGCTTCGCTGGGTATCTACCCGGCCGTTGACCCGCTGGACTCCACCAGCCGTCAGCTGGACCCGAACGTGATCGGCAACGAGCACTACGAAACCGCGCGTGGCGTACAGTACGTACTGCAGCGCTACAAGGAGCTGAAGGACATCATCGCCATCCTGGGTATGGACGAGCTGTCGGAAAGCGACAAGCAGCTGGTATCGCGTGCTCGTAAGATCCAGCGTTTCCTGTCCCAGCCGTTCTTCGTGGCCGAAGTCTTCACCGGTTCCCCGGGCAAGTACGTGTCCCTCAAGGACACCATTGCCGGCTTCAGCGGTATTCTCAAGGGCGACTACGATCATCTGCCGGAACAAGCGTTCTACATGGTAGGTAGCATCGAAGAAGCCATCGAGAAAGCGAAGAAACTGTAA
- a CDS encoding methyl-accepting chemotaxis protein: MLLLNRLSIQWKLTLLAGLCLLLIVALLVGASLYQARQTVALVNASSSAMLEESARNNLQARGLAQALRIERQFNDAYQYGLGLTRQILSLREQSIERMSNAFELREDLSHQLEMALQANPELIGLYVVFEPDALDDKDGLFIDNAEMGGNDRGRFSLYWSQRTPGQLKAETMNEDMLADTTPGISGAPYNAWYACPRDGARVCLLDPYFDEVDGRNLLMTSVAFPLIEGGKVIGVIGVDISLASLQAFSEQVHQELYEGEGHLSVISPAKLLGGHSRDAKLLGKPLSEAYGAESEAIGQAVDAGQKAMLQQGDMLRVLQPVQAIPQLAPWAVLLEVPRQVLLAPAVRLEQSLQEQSRKDGVFALAIGLVAVLLGLALMWLTARGVTRPIEGVAAMLKDIASGEGDLTRRLAYDRRDELGALAGWFNRFLDKLQPTIADVKRSVQDARSSADQSAAIASQTSAGMQQQFREVDQVATASQEMSATAQDVARNAAQAAEAARDVDQATHEGLAVIDHTTHSIGTLANELNHAMSQVESLAASSEQIGSVLEVIRGVAEQTNLLALNAAIEAARAGEAGRGFAVVADEVRNLAQRTQESVEEIRQVIERLQNGTQDVVTAMQGSRNQAQGSVDQVGQAVAALRKIGEAVTVISDMNLQIASAAEQQSAVAEEINRNVAGIRDVTESLSGQAEESAQVSQALNQLANHQQTLMGYFRV, encoded by the coding sequence ATGCTCTTGCTCAATCGCCTGTCCATCCAGTGGAAGCTCACGCTGCTGGCTGGTCTCTGCCTTCTGCTGATCGTCGCGTTGCTGGTCGGTGCTTCGCTTTATCAAGCCCGCCAGACCGTAGCCCTCGTCAACGCCTCGAGCAGTGCCATGCTTGAAGAGTCCGCACGCAATAACCTGCAGGCGCGGGGTCTCGCTCAGGCGCTGCGCATAGAGCGCCAGTTCAACGATGCCTATCAGTACGGGCTGGGCCTGACGCGTCAGATCTTGTCGCTGCGCGAGCAGTCCATCGAACGCATGTCGAATGCCTTCGAGCTGCGCGAGGACCTGTCCCACCAGCTGGAGATGGCCTTGCAGGCCAACCCCGAGCTGATCGGGTTGTACGTCGTCTTCGAGCCGGATGCGCTGGATGACAAGGACGGCTTGTTCATCGACAACGCCGAGATGGGCGGTAACGATCGTGGTCGCTTCTCACTGTACTGGTCGCAGCGCACGCCCGGCCAGCTGAAGGCGGAAACCATGAACGAGGACATGCTCGCCGATACGACGCCGGGTATCAGTGGTGCGCCTTACAACGCCTGGTATGCCTGCCCTCGCGATGGCGCCCGGGTCTGCCTGCTGGATCCCTACTTCGATGAGGTGGACGGCCGGAACCTGCTGATGACCAGCGTGGCCTTTCCGCTGATCGAAGGCGGCAAGGTCATTGGCGTCATCGGTGTGGATATCAGCCTGGCGTCGCTGCAGGCGTTCAGTGAGCAGGTGCACCAGGAGCTCTATGAGGGCGAGGGCCATCTGAGCGTGATCAGCCCGGCCAAGCTCCTGGGCGGGCACAGTCGCGACGCCAAGCTGCTTGGCAAGCCGTTGAGCGAGGCCTACGGCGCTGAAAGCGAGGCGATCGGCCAAGCGGTCGATGCGGGTCAGAAGGCGATGCTCCAGCAAGGTGACATGCTTCGGGTGCTGCAGCCGGTGCAAGCGATACCCCAGCTCGCGCCTTGGGCCGTTCTACTGGAAGTGCCGCGGCAGGTGCTGCTCGCGCCGGCGGTGCGTCTCGAGCAGAGTCTGCAGGAGCAAAGCCGCAAGGATGGCGTGTTCGCCCTGGCGATCGGGCTGGTTGCCGTGCTGTTGGGGCTGGCACTGATGTGGCTGACCGCGAGGGGCGTTACCCGGCCGATCGAAGGCGTAGCAGCGATGCTCAAGGATATCGCCAGTGGCGAGGGCGATCTGACACGTCGGCTCGCCTACGATCGTCGGGATGAGTTGGGCGCGCTGGCCGGGTGGTTCAACCGTTTCCTCGACAAGTTGCAACCGACCATCGCCGATGTGAAACGCTCGGTACAGGATGCACGCAGCAGTGCCGACCAGTCGGCGGCGATCGCCAGCCAGACCAGTGCCGGCATGCAGCAACAGTTCCGGGAGGTCGACCAAGTGGCGACCGCCTCGCAGGAAATGAGCGCCACGGCGCAGGACGTGGCCCGCAACGCGGCCCAAGCGGCCGAAGCGGCACGCGACGTTGATCAGGCGACGCATGAAGGATTGGCGGTCATCGACCACACCACGCACAGCATCGGCACCCTGGCCAACGAGCTGAACCACGCGATGAGTCAGGTCGAGAGCCTGGCTGCGAGCAGCGAGCAGATCGGCTCGGTGCTGGAGGTGATTCGCGGCGTGGCCGAGCAGACCAACCTGCTGGCGCTCAACGCGGCGATCGAGGCGGCTCGGGCAGGCGAGGCGGGCCGCGGCTTTGCCGTGGTCGCCGACGAAGTGCGCAATCTGGCTCAGCGGACGCAGGAATCGGTCGAAGAAATCCGCCAGGTCATCGAGCGCTTGCAGAACGGAACACAGGATGTAGTGACCGCCATGCAGGGCAGCCGTAATCAGGCCCAGGGTAGCGTCGACCAGGTCGGGCAAGCCGTCGCGGCGCTGCGCAAGATCGGAGAGGCCGTGACGGTGATTTCCGATATGAACCTGCAGATTGCCAGCGCAGCCGAGCAGCAGAGCGCGGTCGCCGAGGAGATCAACCGCAATGTGGCTGGCATTCGTGATGTCACCGAGTCGTTGTCCGGACAGGCAGAGGAGTCAGCGCAAGTCAGCCAGGCATTGAATCAGTTGGCCAACCATCAACAGACGCTGATGGGGTACTTCCGCGTCTGA
- the atpB gene encoding F0F1 ATP synthase subunit A — MAAENASGYIQHHLSNLTYGRLPTGEWGFAHSAEQAKEMGFWAFHVDTLGVSVVLGLIFILLFWMVARKVTAGQPGGAQNFVELMVEFVDNSVKDTFHGRNPLIAPLALTIFVWVFLMNFMDLFPVDWLPMLAAKITGNEHLFFRVVPTTDPNATLGLAFSVFALLLFYSVKVKGIGGFLGELTLHPFSSKNMAVQILLVPVNFLLEFVTLVAKPVSLALRLFGNLYAGELIFILIAIMFANGLVLGGLGIVLQWAWAVFHILIIVLQAFIFMMLTIVYLSMAHEDNDH; from the coding sequence ATGGCAGCAGAGAACGCTTCGGGTTACATCCAGCATCACCTATCGAATCTGACCTATGGCCGCCTTCCAACCGGCGAATGGGGCTTTGCTCATTCTGCCGAACAAGCCAAGGAAATGGGATTCTGGGCGTTTCATGTGGATACGCTCGGTGTATCGGTGGTACTCGGTCTGATATTCATCCTGCTCTTCTGGATGGTGGCTCGGAAAGTCACCGCCGGCCAGCCGGGTGGCGCACAGAATTTCGTCGAGCTGATGGTGGAGTTCGTCGACAACAGCGTCAAGGACACCTTCCACGGTCGTAATCCGCTAATCGCGCCGCTGGCGCTGACGATTTTCGTCTGGGTCTTCCTGATGAACTTCATGGACCTCTTTCCGGTGGATTGGCTGCCCATGCTGGCTGCCAAGATCACTGGCAACGAGCACCTGTTCTTCCGGGTGGTCCCGACCACCGACCCGAACGCTACGTTGGGCCTGGCTTTCTCGGTATTTGCGCTGCTGCTGTTCTACAGCGTCAAGGTCAAGGGCATCGGCGGCTTCCTCGGCGAGCTGACCCTGCATCCGTTCAGCAGCAAGAACATGGCCGTTCAGATCCTGCTCGTGCCGGTCAACTTCCTTCTCGAATTCGTTACCCTGGTCGCCAAGCCCGTTTCGCTGGCGCTGCGTCTGTTCGGCAACCTGTATGCCGGCGAACTGATCTTCATCCTGATTGCCATCATGTTCGCAAACGGTCTGGTGCTCGGTGGGCTGGGTATTGTTCTGCAGTGGGCATGGGCCGTGTTCCATATCCTGATCATCGTGCTGCAGGCTTTCATCTTCATGATGCTGACGATCGTGTACCTGTCGATGGCTCACGAAGATAACGATCACTGA